DNA from Nocardioides yefusunii:
AGTGGGTTGGCTCCCTGGGCCACGGCCAGGCGTGCGACCTCGGCGACACCACGGGTCAGCAGCGACGCCGTGGCGTTGTCCCCCAGACCCATGCCGACCGCCATGCCGACCGACAGCGCGATGACGTTCTTGTAGGCACCGCCCAGCTCGCAGCCCACCACGTCGACGGAGGTGTAGGGGCGAAAGTGCGGGCCGTGGATGAGCCCTTGGAGACGCTTTGCCACGTCCTCGTCGGTGCAGGCCACCACCGATGCGGCAGGCTCGCGGCGAGCGATCTCCTTGGCCAGGTTGGGACCGGAGACGACGGCGATCCGCTCGGGACCAGCACCGGTCTCCTCCGCGATCACCTCGCTCATCCGCTTCAGGGTGCCCAGCTCGACACCCTTCATCAGGCTCACCATCACCGCGTCAGGACGCAGGTGCTCGGCCCAGGTGCGCAGGTTGTCGCGGAAGGTCTGCGACGGAGTGGCGAAGACCACCACCTCCGCGTCGGCGATCGCCTCGGCGACGTCGCTGGTGGCGCTGATGTTGGTCGGCAACGCGATGCCGGGCAGGTAGTCAGGGTTCTCGTGGCGCTCGGTGATCGCCTCGGCGAGCTCGGCACGTCGGGCCCACACCACGACGTCGTTGCCGGCGTCGGCCAGCACGATCGCGAAGGCGGTGCCCCACGAACCGGCTCCGACCACGGCGATCCGAGTGGGCGCGGCTTCGGTGGCAGCAGTCGTCATGCGTCGTCGTCCTTCGTGTTCTGGGGCTGTTCGGGCAGGCTCTGCGGCGTCTCGGCGGGTGAAGTGCGATGCCGGCTCGGATCACCGATCTCCGCCATTCCCGCCCGGCGCGGGTCGAAGCGTTCCGCGGGTGCCTTCTCCCCACGAAGATCCTCGACGAGGGACACGATCGCAGACATGATGCGTTCCGTGGCCTCGGTGATCACTTCTGGTGTCAGCTCACGGCCGCGGAGGTCGTCGAGATCGACCGGCTCCCCCACCTGCACGACGGCCTTCTTCCGTGGGAAGGGCCGCAACCGCTTGGCGTAGGGCGGCAGGAGTTCCTGCACGCCCCAGTGGCCCACGGGGATCACCGGGGCTCCGGTGGCCAACGCCATCCGGGCCACGCCGGTCTTGCCCCGCATCGGCCACAGGTCGGGGTCCCGGGTCAGTGTCCCCTCGGGATACACACAGACCAGTCGACCCTCGGCGAGGGCGGAGACGGCGTGCTCGTAGGCGTTGGCGGCGTCGGTGGTCATCCGCTTGACCTCGATCTGGCCGGCGCTGCGCAGCAGCTTGGCCAGCCAGGGGTTGCGGAACAGCCCCTCCTTGACGAGGTAGCTGGGCAGGATCCCCTGGTCGTAGACGAAGAGTCCGGTCACGAACGGGTCGAAGTGCGAGACGTGGTTGAACGCCAGCACCGCCCCCGAGGTGGGGAGCTTCTCGACCCCGCGGTCCTCGCGGGTGATGAGTGCCCTCACCAACGGGATCAGGGTCCCCACGACGACGCTGAACCCGAGATTCGGGTGCACCGGCTTCTTGCGACCCACCAAGACTCCTCGATACCTGCGTGTGCGTGGACAGCACGCGTCCGGCGCAGTGCGAGGAGGCGTACTGGTAGAGGCTACTCGCTGGTCGCGACCACGGGCTGGCAGGATCATCAGGGCCATGACTTCGCTCTCATTCTCCGCCCTCGTCCCGGTCAAGCCCCTCGGACACGGCAAGAGTCGGCTCGCCGACGTCGACGAGGACCGCCGCCGTGCGCTTGCACACGCCTTCCTCGCCGACACCCTCGACGCCGTCACCTGCTGCCCCTCGGTGACCGGCACGATCGTCGTCACCGACGACTTCCGTCTGGCCCGGCAGCTGCGCGAACGCTGCGTCGTCATTCCCGACGGTGTCTCGGGTGACCTGAACGCGACGCTCGAGCAGGCCGCCGCCGAAGCCCGACGCCGGTGGCCCGAGGCGCGTCCGGTCGCCGTCTGCGCGGACCTCCCGGCGTTGAGCGCGGAGGCGCTGGACGTCACCCTCGCCGCCCTCGCCGCAGCGGCTCCGCAGGGCCCTGCCTTCGTCCCCGACGCCGACGGTTCGGGAACGACGCTCTACTCGGCCCCACACGGCTCGTTCACCCCGGGCTTCGGCTTCAACTCGCGTGGCTTCCACGTCTCCGAGGGAGCGGTCGAGGTCACGGACGTCCCGAACCGGGTCCGTCTCGACGTCGACACCTCGGCAGACCTGGAGCGGGCTCTGGCGTTGGGCTGCGGTCCGGCGACAACGGCTGCTGCCGCAGGCTGAACTCCCCCACGTACGACGAAGGCCGACCGAGCAGTGCTCGGTCGACCTCGTCGTTGCTGCGCTCAGCCCCGTGGGGCTCTGCGTGGGGCTCGCGTCAGAGGACGGCGGGCTTCCAGCTGAAGCGGTTCGCCTCGTAGGAGACGATGTCCTCGTCGTGGCTCAGCGTGATGCCGATGTCGTCGAGGCCCTCCATGAAGCGCCAGCGGGTGTAGTCGTCGATGACGAACGGGGCGGAGAAGTCACCGGCGCGCACCTCACGGTTCTCGAGGTCGACGGTCACCTCCAGACCCACGGTCGCGTCGAGCAGGTCCCACAGCTCCTTGACCTTCTCCTCCTCGACCTGCACGGTGAGCAGGCCGGACTTGCCGGAGTTGGAGCGGAAGATGTCGCCGAAGCGCGGGGAGATGATCACCTTGAAGCCGAAGTCCTGCAGCGCCCACACGGCGTGCTCGCGGGACGAGCCGGTGCCGAAGTTGGGGCCGGCGACGAGGATCTCCGCCTTCGTGTACGGCTCCTGGGCGAGCACGAACTCCGGGTCCTTGAACAGGCCGAAGAAGAGGCCGTCCTCGAAGCCGGTGCGCGTGATGCGCTTGAGGAAGTCACCGGGGATGATCATGTCGGTGTCGACGTCGCTGCGGCGCAGCGGGGCGGCGATGCCGGTGTGGCTGATGAACTTGTCCATCTCAGTGCCCCTTTCAGGCCTGGACCGACACGAGGTCGGCGGGGGACGACAGGGTTCCGCGGATCGCGGTCGCGGCGGCGACCGGGACGGAGACCAGGTGGGTGCGCACACCCGTGCCCTGGCGACCCTCGAAGTTGCGGTTGGACGTCGACGCCGTGCGGTGGGGACCGTCCAGCTTGTCGTCGTTCATGCCCAGGCACATCGAGCAACCGGCGCCACGCCACTCGGCACCGGCGGCGAGGAAGATCTTGTCCAGACCCTCGGCCTCGGCCTCGAGACGCACACGCGCCGAGCCCGGGACGATGATCATCTTGACGGAGTCGGAGACCTTCTGGCCCTTGAGGACCTCGGCAGCCGCGCGCAGGTCGTCGAGACGACCGTTGGTGCAGGAACCGATGAAGACGTGGTCGACGGCGACCTCCTTCAGGGGGACGCCACCCTCCAGACCCATGTAGGCGAGGGCGTTCTCGGCGGCGGTGCGCTCGATCACGTCGTCGAACTCGGCCGGGACCGGGACGTTGCCGCCCAG
Protein-coding regions in this window:
- a CDS encoding lysophospholipid acyltransferase family protein — translated: MGRKKPVHPNLGFSVVVGTLIPLVRALITREDRGVEKLPTSGAVLAFNHVSHFDPFVTGLFVYDQGILPSYLVKEGLFRNPWLAKLLRSAGQIEVKRMTTDAANAYEHAVSALAEGRLVCVYPEGTLTRDPDLWPMRGKTGVARMALATGAPVIPVGHWGVQELLPPYAKRLRPFPRKKAVVQVGEPVDLDDLRGRELTPEVITEATERIMSAIVSLVEDLRGEKAPAERFDPRRAGMAEIGDPSRHRTSPAETPQSLPEQPQNTKDDDA
- the leuD gene encoding 3-isopropylmalate dehydratase small subunit; this translates as MDKFISHTGIAAPLRRSDVDTDMIIPGDFLKRITRTGFEDGLFFGLFKDPEFVLAQEPYTKAEILVAGPNFGTGSSREHAVWALQDFGFKVIISPRFGDIFRSNSGKSGLLTVQVEEEKVKELWDLLDATVGLEVTVDLENREVRAGDFSAPFVIDDYTRWRFMEGLDDIGITLSHDEDIVSYEANRFSWKPAVL
- the cofC gene encoding 2-phospho-L-lactate guanylyltransferase: MTSLSFSALVPVKPLGHGKSRLADVDEDRRRALAHAFLADTLDAVTCCPSVTGTIVVTDDFRLARQLRERCVVIPDGVSGDLNATLEQAAAEARRRWPEARPVAVCADLPALSAEALDVTLAALAAAAPQGPAFVPDADGSGTTLYSAPHGSFTPGFGFNSRGFHVSEGAVEVTDVPNRVRLDVDTSADLERALALGCGPATTAAAAG
- a CDS encoding NAD(P)H-dependent glycerol-3-phosphate dehydrogenase; the encoded protein is MTTAATEAAPTRIAVVGAGSWGTAFAIVLADAGNDVVVWARRAELAEAITERHENPDYLPGIALPTNISATSDVAEAIADAEVVVFATPSQTFRDNLRTWAEHLRPDAVMVSLMKGVELGTLKRMSEVIAEETGAGPERIAVVSGPNLAKEIARREPAASVVACTDEDVAKRLQGLIHGPHFRPYTSVDVVGCELGGAYKNVIALSVGMAVGMGLGDNATASLLTRGVAEVARLAVAQGANPLTLMGLAGIGDLVATCNSPLSRNRTFGENLGQGLSVEEIYASTRQVAEGAKSCSSLRALAEQHGVDAPIAAAVDEVILGNLKPGDILNAFFSRSPKAETA